A section of the Paralichthys olivaceus isolate ysfri-2021 chromosome 16, ASM2471397v2, whole genome shotgun sequence genome encodes:
- the wnt9a gene encoding protein Wnt-9a isoform X2, translating into MLTGNEPLSILPLNSLPEENMGRAHYKLCDRLKLEKKQRRMCRRDPGVAETLREAITMSAQECQYHFRFERWNCTLEGRHRANILKRGFKETGFLYAVSSAGLTHAMAKACSAGRMERCTCDEAPDLENRKAWQWGGCGDNLKYANKFVKDFLGKRSNKDLRARVDMHNTNVGMKVIKAGVETTCKCHGVSGSCTVQTCWRQLLPFHEIGKQLKQRYETSVKVGSSTNEATGEAEISTGRNQQQQPQQQPQQQPQQPLPLPGLNDQIPRTMDLLHIEDSPSFCRPSKYSSGTAARKCYKDKNCEAICCGRGHNTQSREVTRPCQCQVRWCCYVECKQCTQREEVYTCKG; encoded by the exons AT GTTGACAGGTAATGAACCGTTGTCTATCCTGCCACTGAACTCTCTACCAGAGGAGAATATGGGCAGGGCCCACTACAAGCTGTGCGACCGGCTCAAACTGGAAAAGAAGCAGCGCAGGATGTGCAGACGTGACCCGGGCGTGgcagagaccctgagagaggcCATCACCATGAGCGCCCAAGAATGCCAGTATCACTTCCGCTTTGAGAGGTGGAACTGCACCTTAGAGGGGCGCCACCGAGCCAACATACTAAAGAGAG GATTTAAAGAGACAGGCTTCCTGTATGCTGTTTCCTCAGCGGGCCTAACACATGCTATGGCCAAAGCTTGCAGCGCGGGACGCATGGAGCGCTGCACCTGTGATGAGGCCCCGGACTTGGAAAACCGCAAGGCATGGCAGTGGGGAGGCTGCGGAGACAACCTTAAATACGCCAACAAGTTTGTGAAGGACTTCCTTGGCAAACGCTCTAATAAGGACCTGCGTGCACGTGTGGACATGCATAACACAAACGTGGGCATGAAG GTAATCAAGGCTGGAGTGGAGACCACCTGCAAATGCCATGGTGTCTCCGGCTCCTGTACCGTCCAGACCTGCTGGCGACAGCTCCTGCCCTTCCACGAGATCGGCAAGCAGCTGAAGCAGCGCTACGAGACCTCTGTCAAAGTTGGCAGCTCCACCAATGAGGCAACAGGGGAGGCAGAGATCTCCACAGGAcggaaccagcagcagcagccgcagcagcaaccacagcagcagccacagcagccaCTGCCCCTGCCTGGCTTAAACGATCAGATCCCTCGCACTATGGACCTGCTCCACATCGAGGACTCACCCAGTTTCTGTAGACCCAGCAAGTACTCGTCGGGCACAGCAGCCCGCAAGTGCTACAAGGATAAGAACTGCGAAGCTATCTGCTGCGGGCGAGGTCACAACACTCAAAGTAGGGAAGTGACCAGGCCCTGCCAGTGCCAGGTGCGCTGGTGCTGCTACGTCGAATGCAAGCAgtgcacacagagagaagaagtgtATACCTGCAAAGGGTAA
- the wnt9a gene encoding protein Wnt-9a isoform X1, with the protein MLDGHLLLGWLSFTVIVHLLHFPGPATAYFGLTGNEPLSILPLNSLPEENMGRAHYKLCDRLKLEKKQRRMCRRDPGVAETLREAITMSAQECQYHFRFERWNCTLEGRHRANILKRGFKETGFLYAVSSAGLTHAMAKACSAGRMERCTCDEAPDLENRKAWQWGGCGDNLKYANKFVKDFLGKRSNKDLRARVDMHNTNVGMKVIKAGVETTCKCHGVSGSCTVQTCWRQLLPFHEIGKQLKQRYETSVKVGSSTNEATGEAEISTGRNQQQQPQQQPQQQPQQPLPLPGLNDQIPRTMDLLHIEDSPSFCRPSKYSSGTAARKCYKDKNCEAICCGRGHNTQSREVTRPCQCQVRWCCYVECKQCTQREEVYTCKG; encoded by the exons ATGCTGGATGGACACCTACTCCTGGGATGGTTATCATTCACAGTTATAGTGCATCTTCTCCACTTCCCTGGACCAGCCACAGCATATTTCGG GTTGACAGGTAATGAACCGTTGTCTATCCTGCCACTGAACTCTCTACCAGAGGAGAATATGGGCAGGGCCCACTACAAGCTGTGCGACCGGCTCAAACTGGAAAAGAAGCAGCGCAGGATGTGCAGACGTGACCCGGGCGTGgcagagaccctgagagaggcCATCACCATGAGCGCCCAAGAATGCCAGTATCACTTCCGCTTTGAGAGGTGGAACTGCACCTTAGAGGGGCGCCACCGAGCCAACATACTAAAGAGAG GATTTAAAGAGACAGGCTTCCTGTATGCTGTTTCCTCAGCGGGCCTAACACATGCTATGGCCAAAGCTTGCAGCGCGGGACGCATGGAGCGCTGCACCTGTGATGAGGCCCCGGACTTGGAAAACCGCAAGGCATGGCAGTGGGGAGGCTGCGGAGACAACCTTAAATACGCCAACAAGTTTGTGAAGGACTTCCTTGGCAAACGCTCTAATAAGGACCTGCGTGCACGTGTGGACATGCATAACACAAACGTGGGCATGAAG GTAATCAAGGCTGGAGTGGAGACCACCTGCAAATGCCATGGTGTCTCCGGCTCCTGTACCGTCCAGACCTGCTGGCGACAGCTCCTGCCCTTCCACGAGATCGGCAAGCAGCTGAAGCAGCGCTACGAGACCTCTGTCAAAGTTGGCAGCTCCACCAATGAGGCAACAGGGGAGGCAGAGATCTCCACAGGAcggaaccagcagcagcagccgcagcagcaaccacagcagcagccacagcagccaCTGCCCCTGCCTGGCTTAAACGATCAGATCCCTCGCACTATGGACCTGCTCCACATCGAGGACTCACCCAGTTTCTGTAGACCCAGCAAGTACTCGTCGGGCACAGCAGCCCGCAAGTGCTACAAGGATAAGAACTGCGAAGCTATCTGCTGCGGGCGAGGTCACAACACTCAAAGTAGGGAAGTGACCAGGCCCTGCCAGTGCCAGGTGCGCTGGTGCTGCTACGTCGAATGCAAGCAgtgcacacagagagaagaagtgtATACCTGCAAAGGGTAA